AGAAACGTGACTGAAACTCACTAGCCATATCTTCTCTTATATAATGAGAAGTAATGCATTGATCTGGTCTCACAGGATGACTGAAGTCCAGGACTCAAATGCTGTTGAGAGATGCCATCTGTTTTCTCGACTTGTCTCTTTCTGTTAGATTCACTGTTCTTCCTCTGAAAAAACTTTTCTACATTGGTTCAGGAGTGGCTGAGAGGCATGGGGGATAACTGTAGAAACTTTTGGATGTAATTTAGCAagacttaaaacaaacaaacaaacaaaaaaaaaaacctctgaaaaAAATGTTGCTCCTCCCTACCCCCAGGTTTTGAATGCAAAATCCCAGGAAATGATTAGCCTAATTTAGGTCACATGCCTATTTTTGCACAGATCATCCAGActagtgagagagtcatttcctaggcaggttgataaggagtctgggggtccccaaggagagaggggtctggaattctcaaggaggaagaaaggacaaacgttttttttccttctctacattccttaggattatataacaataatgtatcctgcctgaggacagtctctggattaaaccttctggctaattctgttatctaaatatgtaaattatgggagtaggtctggtgaagtctttacaacctccagacattctttgggttcattggagagtataaaacttcattgctaacactagcaagtgggtactctttctgcccgcttctgatgcctatgtcagaagctttctctatctcctttatactttaataaaactttattacacaaaatctctgagcaatcaagcctcgtcactggccccagattgaattcttctactctgggggccaagaatcccggtgtcttcacgtgattcaacaacaacctttcactaggGACTtgggtcctctgcccatgcatTTAGATGGATGCTGGGCTCTATGATTGTCTTCCCACTCAAAGGTGTGTCATCAGAGGATAAGCCTTCTCTGGCCAGGAGAAGCAAGGAAGAGATGTCACCAGACAAAACCAGATGTCTACCTCATGTGTATaacctgtattttaaatttttatctttacagACGGAAAGAATTTACTTTCAGGTTTTCTTACCTAAGGGgagcaaagagaagaggaaagctATGTTCTTCTGCCGAGGATGGAGCGTCGGAAAGGCCACAGACTTCGCAGCTTCTTTAGCCAGCCTTAAAAATGACAACAACAGACTAACAGCTAAGGTAACAACAGGGTGTAACTTTCCCTGGAAGTTTTAGAATACTCTATAAAGCATGTTTATTTACTGCATATGATGTATTTCTGTCTTAACAGAAATTGAGGTTATGTCACAGTGTCTCAGGAGAGGCATTACCCTTGGATCATATTTTGGAAACCTGGATTGCTAAGGAGGATTGTCCTTTGTACAGTGGTGGAAATATTATCTTGGAATATCTGAGTGATgaagaacagtttttaaaaaatgttgattcTTACTTGGAATAGCCATGCAGGGACTCAAGCCAGAAATCACGAGGAAAATTCATCGTTCGTCAACTTCTTTTACTACAaatactatgtgtgtgtgtgtgtgtgtgtgtataaaagttCCTTTCAAATGCCATTATGTCATAATTTATATTATTAGTCTTCTATTaaattgaatttgaatttttgtGTTTTCAAGTGTAACCATGAACTGACATCCAGTTAAACAAATGCTTGTATCTAATTAACTTTTATTAGTTTATGCTGTAATTACAACAACAAAGATATATTCTCATTTGGTTAAATGTCAGCTTTGATGGGCCGTGAGTCTGCTCTACCCAGAATCTAAGATGAGGCAATGACCGTTTTGGGGGACATTGCCGTTCTTATggtagaagaaagaaatggctcTTAGAAGATAAGATGCATGACCTTTTGCTTTAAGCAAGACACATGACCAAGCCTAGTCTCATGGGGTGGGGAAGTATAGCCTTAGTATCTGCCTCCATTATGATGCGTAAATTGGTGTGTATACATGAATCATAGAAACTTAGAGGTCATCTCATTCACTCTACAAAGTTTGTAGATGAGGAATCTCAGGCCTaggaagaagaaattatttttttgttgccACCTAAGTGCTTTGGGGCATATCTCTGATAAAAACCCCCTCCAGTGACTTCATCATTTTGTTGGTATGGATATATTACAATAAAAAGGAAGATGGGATAGCTGAAGTTCATTACAGGCCCTTTATATATACCCAAGCACAACTCATGCCAAAAGTAACAACCTTGTACCAACACATTAAAATTAATGCTCCTGACTGATGTCTTCCATCTATACTCCACAAAGTACCACTATAGAGAAGGAATGgaaattatttctgtttgttaTCTGTCCCTTTCCTACTTTGCAATAGACAGGGGTAGTGGCTTTACGTTTAATTAAGGGAATAAACTCAGAATGTTTATTTCATCTCTAATTctttcttcatactgttttcatgCGGTGAATGGAGATAACTTCTGATTTCTATCAGCTGCTTATACATTGATTTATTAACCAAGTTATTCAAGTACCTTCTAAATGTAAGGATTTGATGCTAACTGCCATGGTGGATACAATGAAGAAATGCATacttaattaaaactaaaatacaaagCAGTATGGCAAGTGCCAAATGAATATATAGTAAGTGTCGTTACGCTCTAATAACTCTTTTATGAGAAACCAGAAGACCAGAAGTAAAAATAATCCTTAAATATATTACCAAATACCAGAAAGTTTTAATACCAACTAATACCTTAGCATCTGTCATAATTACTTGCACAGAGTAAGCTGACCATGAATTGAACAAAAGCTAAATGTACCAGAAAAAATACCAGTGGGGttgaaaagagagaaagtaaGGCTGCAGAGATTGAGCTAAACTTGAGGAGACCAAAGAACAGGTCCTGTCATGCCTGTCATgattagaaaagagaaagcagTGTGGTGGGAAGGACTTACTTAAATCATCAGAAATCTTATCTCGGATAGTTGAGTGGACTAGTTGGAAGAGACACAGTTGCCAGCATTCTTGGAGGCTATATGGATCCAGATGCTGGGAGGATCCAGATGCATTGTGGGCAGGAGAGGAAGTCCCTCAAGGGTCTCATTTCCAAATGACTCTTGCAATCCGACCCCTTTCTCAGGCTTTCTTTTAAGGCTTTGTGTCTGCTTAATACGGAGAAGGcagcggcaccccactccagtactcttgcctggaaaatcccaggggtggAGGAGTTCTAAGGTTGACTGTACCCACCTTCCCCTTTAGAATCTTTTCACTGCTCACAGGCAACTAGAACTGAAAGTAGAAAACCCACAAATTGAAATAAGTTTTAAACTCAGATAAATATTTAACGTACATGATGATAGAAATGAGTTGTCATATAAGCAGCCAGTAAAGACATGTGAATGATGAACTACTAGATTTTCCCCAGATTTGTCAGATTGTATTCTAGATAATTCttaaggagaaggggaaaggctgCAGATGGAAGAATCTGAGGAAAGTAAAATTTACATGTCACACCTCTTTGACGTGGGAGACAATGACTGAATGAAGATATTAGGTCACAGAACATGAAGGCAGCTTTGGCTTCAAGTCCTTCACGTCTGTTGTTCTCGTCTTTTtaaaccagggaagttccctgagAATTTAATTGAGATATCACAGAAACAGTTCCAGTTGCTATTTTCAGTATTGGTACACTGTATCTTGTTTTTCTTAATGTGatacatggaaataaaatttatgaacTATAATGTATTGCATTCGAAATATTAACCTACATAAatcaaattttcaaaaacttGTAAAAATGTGCAATAAAAACTGCTTGGACAGTTTTTGAAGAGCAAACGTTTTATGATCTAAAATACTCAGTACATAACTGTCATGGTTAGATGAGACACATTGTCATGATTACATGAAGGGTCTGCTGAAATGGTTATATGATCAGAGACTACTAGTTCTATAGGCCCAGTAGTAGATAACTAtaaagggttttttgttgttttgtctttttttttttttttcctgcttagcATCACAAACCCCtcctcttgtctagaaaattgaaagcatttgtgAGTCTATGGATTGAAGTCCAAAAAGCCTGATACTTTTCCTTATTTCTGGCAGCCCTCAAGCATATGGCCTAAGTTGGGTCAGTTGAACTATCTTTGTCCTTAGCTGTGAACTAGGAGTAGTGTtacaaggaaggaggaagaattcAGAGTTAGTCCCAGTGGCCTTCCGTCACCCATTGGGTCAGAGTCCAGGTGCCCAGCAGCAGTGGTCCACTATTGGCCGTGCGTACGGCTATATGCTTTCTCTAGGTTGCCAAGCTATCGGGTAACCACCCAGGAAATTGTTTTTCTACCTAAGGACACCGCAGACAGTTTCAGTTTTTGCCTCACTGATAGGATCACTATTTAGAGTTGTGGGAAAACTTACTAGCCTAAGGTTGCTGCAAGGCCGGGTTGTGGGCTCCGCAGTTTCCTAAGTAATGATAAAGAGCCACCAGGACCACGCTCCAGGAGAGAAGAATCGGCTGGCTTGGTTACTGTGGTGTACCCTGCTCCTGGCCCAGGCCCCCAGCACATGCGTTtagtaaatttttatttgattttgacctgaatgaataaaataatagtaCTCAACTTTAGGCCTCCTCAACATCTATTTAAATTTTTGGATCCTGTCTGCTTTTAGCATAGAGGGGAACAGAACTCAAAGACGATGACACTAAGGTGTTAAATTCAGGTAAATAGGAGGCTGTTTTTCCAGTGGCAGAAATGAGGAAAGGGGTGGGGTTGGGCGGGAAGGAGCTAGGTTTCGACGGTGATAAACTGAACCTGTTAAATGCTGTGTCTTTTATGTTTCATAACTGGGTTAAACCGGTTGTGTCACTCCTTGGACAGCTCTGCACTTGTTTGAATAGTACAACAGTCCCTCCTACTGAACTTTGATCCGGCAGAAACAACTGTTAACTAACAACTTCAGACCATCACTGAACACCTGTACGAAGAATGTTCTTCAGTTTAGCTTTGCATACgtgatttcttttaaacttttaaaatgattagaaaacTTTTTATTGTCCTGCTTTTGTCATCTGTGACTCTTGGAGAAGCCAGGAAATCCTTTCTCAGTTTCCTGAACATAGAAAAGACTGAAGTGCTGTTTATCACAAAGACGGAAGAAACTGTGGTTGTAAGGTCAAGTTACAGAGATAAACAGCCAAACTCCAGCTACCTCCGTGTGCAACTGGAAGATGATAAAATGCTCCAAGTGGTGAATGTGACCAAGACCTTATCGGATGTGACCAACTTTACCATACACCTGGTGACGGGTGGAGACGGAGAGACAAATCTGACCGTTCAGCTGTGGGATTCAGAAGGTAGGCGCGAAAGGCTCATTGAAGAGATAAAGAATGTCCGAGTCAGAGTGCTCAGACAGAGACAAGACAGTCCTTTCCAGGCATCAAACCTCATCAACAGAAACATCCTAATGCTGTTTCTGCCAATGATACTGTTAAATAAATGTGCGTTTGGTTGCAAGATTGAGTTCCAGGTGTTTGAAACAGTGTGGAAGAGACCTTTGCCGGTAGTTCTTGGGGCGGTTATACAGTTTTTTCTTATGCCGTTTTGTGGATTCCTTCTGACGCAGATTTTGGCCTTGCCTGAGGCCCAGGCGTTTGGATTTATAGTCACCTGTACGTgcccaggtgggggtgggggctaccTCTTTGCTCTGCTTCTAGAAGGAGATGTCACTTTGGCCATTCTGATGACTTGCACGTCAACGTTTCTGGCCCTGGTCACGATGCCTACCAATTCTTACATATACAGTAGAATCTTAGGGTTATCGGGTACATTGCATATTCCTATTTCTAAAATTATGTCAACCCTCCTTTTCATCCTCGCACCAATGTCAGTGGGAATAGTCATCAAGCATAGACTACCTGACAAAGCAAAGTTCTTGGAGAGGATCATTAGGCCtctgagttttattttaatgtttataggGATTTATGTGACTTTCAGCATGGGATTGGTATTCCTGAAAACAGTGAACCTAGGCGTGCTTCTGTTGGGTGTCTTAGTTCCT
Above is a window of Bos javanicus breed banteng chromosome 14, ARS-OSU_banteng_1.0, whole genome shotgun sequence DNA encoding:
- the SLC10A5 gene encoding sodium/bile acid cotransporter 5 yields the protein MIRKLFIVLLLSSVTLGEARKSFLSFLNIEKTEVLFITKTEETVVVRSSYRDKQPNSSYLRVQLEDDKMLQVVNVTKTLSDVTNFTIHLVTGGDGETNLTVQLWDSEGRRERLIEEIKNVRVRVLRQRQDSPFQASNLINRNILMLFLPMILLNKCAFGCKIEFQVFETVWKRPLPVVLGAVIQFFLMPFCGFLLTQILALPEAQAFGFIVTCTCPGGGGGYLFALLLEGDVTLAILMTCTSTFLALVTMPTNSYIYSRILGLSGTLHIPISKIMSTLLFILAPMSVGIVIKHRLPDKAKFLERIIRPLSFILMFIGIYVTFSMGLVFLKTVNLGVLLLGVLVPALGLLFGYFFAKISMLPLPVCKTVAIEGGVLNSFLALAIIQLSFSQSDADLASVAPFTVAMCSGCEMLLILLFYKAKKRCILNIEEKRMKNPPV